The Variovorax paradoxus DNA window GCGCCACGCGCACCGAGCCCTGCATCGTCCAGAAGTGCGGATCGGCCAGCGGAATGTCGACCGACTGCAGTGAAAGGCTGTGCACCATCTCGCGCCAGTCGGTCGCGACCATGTTGGTGGCGGTCGGAAGACCCGTGGCGCGGCGGAACTCGGCCATCACCCTCGCGGCCCGAGAACACGCCTTCGGCGCCGCAGGGGTCTTCGGCATAGGCCATGACGCCATGCAGGTCGCGGCAGAGACGGATGGCGTCCTGCAGCAGCCAGCCGCCGTTCGGGTCGAGCGTGACACGCGCCTTGGGAAAGCGCTCGTGCAGCGCACGGATGGCTTCGACCTCTTCCTCGCCGCGCAGCACGCCGCCCTTGAGCTTGAAGTCGGTAAAACCGTAGCGCGCATGCGTGGCCTCGGCCAGGCGCACGATGGCCTCGGGCGTCATGGCTTCTTCATGGCGCAGGCGAAACCAGTCGTCGCCGGCGCCCGGATCGCTCTCGTAGGGCAGATCGGTCTTGGTGCGGTCGCCCACATAGAACAGGTAGCCGAGCATCTGCACCGCATCGCGCTGCTGGCCTTCGCCGAGCAGGGCCGCCACCGGCACCTCGAGATGCTGGCCCAGCAGGTCGAGCAGCGCCGCCTCGACGGCGGTGACCGCATGGATGGTCACGCGCAGGTCGAAGGTCTGCTGGCCGCGGCCGCCGCTGTCGCGGTTGGCAAACGCGCTGCGCAGGCTGTTGAGCACGGCGTTGTGGCGGCCGATGGGCTGGCCCACGATGAGGCCGCGCGCATCTTCGAGCGTCTGGCGGATCTTCTCGCCGCCCGGCACTTCGCCGACACCGGTGTGGCCCGCGCTGTCGGTCAGGATCAGCAGGTTGCGCGTGAAGAACGGGCCGTGCGCGCCGCTGAGGTTCATCAGCATGCTGTCGTGGCCCGCGACGGGCACCACGCGCATGCCGGTGACGACGGGGCTGGAGAACGAAAGAGAGGAGGACTGAAGTGTCGTCATGGGTTCAGTGAAGGAGAAGGGTCCGCAGCGTGGACCCGTGGCTGTCAATCGGCGGTGATCTTGCGTGTCTCGATGAGCGTCTTCCAGCGGGTCCATTCCCGGGCCTGGAAGGCCGTGAACTCGGCCGGCGTGCTGGCGACGATCTCCAGGCCCTGCTCCACCATGCGCTTCTTCACCTCCGGGTCGTTGATGGCGGCAATGGCGGCCGCGGCGAGCTTCTCCTTGACGGCCGGCGGCAAGCCCTTCGGCGCCGCGAGACCTTGCCAGGAATAGACCTCGGCCCCCTTTACACCGGCCTCGGCCAGCGTCGGCACATTGGGCAGGACGGGGGAGCGCTTGTCGCCTGTCACGGCGATCGCGTGGAGTTTGCCGGCCTTGATGTGCTGGAGCACGGCATTGACGTTCTGGAACGAGAAGTTCACCTGGTTGCCCAGCAGGTCGTTGATCGCAGGCGCGCCGCCCTTGTAGGGAATGTGGAGTCCCTCGGTCTGGGTCTGCTGCCAGAAGACCTCGGCCGACAGATGGTCCGACGAACCGTTGCCCGAACTCGCGAAGCTCACCTTGCCCGGGTTCGCCTTCAACTCGGCAATCACTTCGGCCACGGTGCGCGCCTTCTGTCCGGGGCTGGCGACCAGCACGTTCGGCGCCTGGACCGGGACGCTGATGTAGTCGAAATCCTTGGTCGCGTCGTATGGCACGCTCTTTTGCAGGTGCGGCGTCACGACGAAGGCACCGAGCGAAGAGACCAGCAAGGTGTAGCCGTCCGGCGCCGCGCGCTTCACGAAACCGGCGCCGATCGTGCCCGTGGCGCCCGGCTTGTTGTCGACAAGGAAGGTCTGCCCGAACTTGGTCTGCATCTGCAATGCCATCGCGCGCGCCACCATGTCGGTCGATCCGCCGGCCGGGAATGGCACGACGATGGTCACGGGCTTTTCAGGCCAGTTCGCCGTCTGCGCAAAAGCGGCCATCGAAACCGAGCAGGCCAATGCAATCAAGAGTTTTTTCATGATGTCTCCGTTGGATGGATGGAGGGGAATTACTGCGGGCCGAGCGCGTCGATCAGCGCCTTGAGCTGTTCCATCTCGGCGGGCTTCAGATCGGTCAGCGGTGCGCGCACCGGGCCGGCGTCGTGGCCGACGATCTTGGCGCCGGCCTTGACGATGCTCACGGCATAGCCGGGCACGCGGTTGCGCAGTTCGAGGTAGGGCATGAAGAAGTTCTTCAGCAGGCGGTGCTGCGTGGGCAGGTCGTCGTTCGCGACCGCATGATAGAAGTCCATCGCCGTCTTCGGAATGAAGTTGAAGACCGCCGACGAGTACACGGGCGTGCCCATCGCCTTGTAGGCCGCGGCATAGACCTCGGCCGTGGGCAGGCCGCCCAGGTAGGCGAAGCGCTCGCCCATGCGCTGGTAGATGGCCACCATGGCCTCGATGTCGCCCACGCCGTCCTTGAAGCCCACCAGGTTGGGGTTGCGCTCGGCCAGGCCGGCCAGCGTGTCGGGCTGGAGGCGGCTGCTGGCGCGGTTGTAGACGATCACGCCGAACTTCACGCTCTTGCACACGGCTTCCACGTGCGCGGCCAGGCCTTCCTGGCCGGCTTCGGTCAGGTAGTGCGGCAGCAGCAGGATGCCGTGGGCGCCGGCCTTCTCGGCCGCCTGTGCGCACTGGATCGCAAAGCGCGTGGGGCCGCCGGCGCCGGCAATGATCGGCACCACGCCGCGGCAGGTGTCGACCGCGGTCTGGATGATGCCGGGGTATTCGTCGCCGGTCAGCGAGAAGAATTCACCGGTGCCGCCGGCCGCGAACAGCGCGCTCGCGCCGTAGGGAGCAAGCCACTCGAGACGCTGCTCGTAGCCCTTCTTGTGGAAGTCGCCGTTCGCGTTGAAGTCGGTCAACGGGAACGAGAGCAGGCCGGAGCCCATGATGGATTTGAGTTCTTGAGGGTTCATGAGGATGGCTCCAAACGGAGCTGAATGTGCCTGACAGGAGAACCTCGCGCGGCGGTTGCCATGCGATCTGCACGCCACATGTTAACGTTAACATTCAAATTTCTTCTTGGGGCTAACCCCAATCTGCCTGGCGAGCGCCAAGTGGGCGCCCTGCCCTCGCTTCCCGCTGGGAAAAGAATTCCTCGCTGCCGGGTTTATCCGAATGAACGCCCAATTTGGTTGCGCTAACAATTCAATTTGTTAACGATAACTTCCC harbors:
- the kdgD gene encoding 5-dehydro-4-deoxyglucarate dehydratase, which encodes MNPQELKSIMGSGLLSFPLTDFNANGDFHKKGYEQRLEWLAPYGASALFAAGGTGEFFSLTGDEYPGIIQTAVDTCRGVVPIIAGAGGPTRFAIQCAQAAEKAGAHGILLLPHYLTEAGQEGLAAHVEAVCKSVKFGVIVYNRASSRLQPDTLAGLAERNPNLVGFKDGVGDIEAMVAIYQRMGERFAYLGGLPTAEVYAAAYKAMGTPVYSSAVFNFIPKTAMDFYHAVANDDLPTQHRLLKNFFMPYLELRNRVPGYAVSIVKAGAKIVGHDAGPVRAPLTDLKPAEMEQLKALIDALGPQ
- a CDS encoding Bug family tripartite tricarboxylate transporter substrate binding protein, whose translation is MKKLLIALACSVSMAAFAQTANWPEKPVTIVVPFPAGGSTDMVARAMALQMQTKFGQTFLVDNKPGATGTIGAGFVKRAAPDGYTLLVSSLGAFVVTPHLQKSVPYDATKDFDYISVPVQAPNVLVASPGQKARTVAEVIAELKANPGKVSFASSGNGSSDHLSAEVFWQQTQTEGLHIPYKGGAPAINDLLGNQVNFSFQNVNAVLQHIKAGKLHAIAVTGDKRSPVLPNVPTLAEAGVKGAEVYSWQGLAAPKGLPPAVKEKLAAAAIAAINDPEVKKRMVEQGLEIVASTPAEFTAFQAREWTRWKTLIETRKITAD